A single genomic interval of Agarivorans aestuarii harbors:
- the nrdD gene encoding anaerobic ribonucleoside-triphosphate reductase produces the protein MKTVVIKRDGSRVPYDAKRIVDAVLKAAEALGVKDNLVALQITQKVTEQFLNLPEVDINDIQSSVENYLMESDNKTLARAYIEYRHDRDVAREKRSVLNAEIRGLVEQSNAALLNENANKDSKVIPTQRDLLAGIVAKHYAKTHLLPRDVVKAHETGEIHFHDLDYAPFFPMFNCMLIDLEGMLTGGFKMGNAEIETPKSISTATAVTAQIIAQVASHIYGGTTINRIDEILSPYVTKSHEKHLATAKKWQIADAEAYAKAQTEKECHDAFQSLEYEVNTLHTANGQTPFVTFGFGLGSCWASRLIQRSILDNRIAGLGKNAKTAVFPKLVFAIKDGLNHKKTDPSYDIKQLALECASKRMYPDILNYDKVVEVTGSFKTPMGCRSFLGHYQEEGKDIHDGRNNLGVVSLNLPRIAIEAKGDEQRFFELLDQRLSVAKHGLDSRISRLKGVKAKVAPILYMEGACGVRLNAEDDVSKIFENGRASISLGYIGLHETVNALYGNSDHVYDNKQLQQKAIGIVTALKQATLRWEKESGYAFSLYSTPSENLCDRFCRLDAKKFGVIEGVTDKGYYTNSFHLDVEKKVNPFDKIDFEQPYPSVTSGGFICYGEYPNMQHNTEALEDVWDYSYSRVPYYGTNTPIDECYECDFTGEFNCTSKGFECPSCGNTESSKVSVTRRVCGYLGSPDARPFNYGKQEEVKRRVKHL, from the coding sequence GTGAAAACAGTCGTGATAAAACGAGACGGAAGCCGTGTACCTTACGACGCAAAGCGGATTGTTGATGCAGTACTTAAAGCAGCAGAAGCTTTAGGCGTTAAGGATAACCTAGTTGCATTACAAATTACCCAAAAAGTAACCGAACAGTTTTTGAACTTACCTGAAGTAGATATCAATGATATCCAATCTTCGGTAGAAAACTACTTGATGGAAAGTGACAATAAAACATTAGCCAGAGCCTACATTGAGTATCGTCACGACCGTGATGTTGCGCGCGAAAAGCGTAGTGTACTGAACGCTGAAATCCGCGGTTTGGTTGAGCAAAGTAACGCAGCGCTATTAAATGAAAATGCTAACAAAGACAGCAAGGTTATCCCAACTCAGCGCGATTTATTAGCGGGCATTGTAGCAAAACACTACGCAAAAACTCACTTACTTCCGCGTGACGTTGTAAAAGCGCACGAAACAGGCGAAATCCATTTTCACGATTTAGATTACGCACCATTTTTCCCAATGTTTAACTGTATGCTTATCGACTTAGAAGGCATGTTAACGGGTGGGTTCAAAATGGGTAACGCTGAAATTGAAACGCCAAAATCAATTTCAACAGCGACTGCCGTAACTGCCCAAATCATCGCTCAGGTTGCCAGTCATATTTATGGTGGCACAACAATTAATCGCATCGATGAGATTTTGTCGCCTTACGTAACTAAAAGCCACGAAAAGCACTTAGCTACTGCCAAAAAATGGCAAATAGCGGATGCCGAAGCTTACGCTAAAGCACAAACAGAAAAAGAATGTCATGATGCATTCCAGTCTTTAGAGTACGAAGTAAACACCCTACACACTGCGAATGGGCAAACACCATTTGTTACTTTTGGTTTTGGTTTAGGTTCTTGCTGGGCTTCGCGACTCATTCAACGTTCAATCCTAGATAATCGTATTGCTGGGTTAGGCAAAAATGCAAAAACAGCGGTGTTTCCTAAACTGGTATTTGCAATTAAAGATGGCTTAAACCATAAGAAAACCGACCCAAGCTACGATATTAAGCAGTTGGCTTTGGAATGTGCTTCTAAACGCATGTATCCGGATATCCTAAACTACGACAAAGTTGTCGAAGTAACGGGCTCATTTAAAACCCCAATGGGTTGTCGTAGTTTCTTAGGTCACTACCAAGAAGAAGGTAAAGACATTCACGATGGTCGCAATAACCTTGGTGTGGTCAGCTTAAACCTACCGCGCATCGCCATCGAGGCCAAAGGTGATGAACAACGCTTCTTCGAACTACTCGATCAACGCTTAAGTGTTGCTAAACATGGTTTAGACAGCCGTATTTCTCGCCTAAAAGGTGTGAAAGCTAAGGTTGCTCCTATCCTATATATGGAAGGCGCTTGTGGTGTGCGTTTAAATGCCGAAGACGATGTATCTAAAATCTTCGAAAATGGTCGTGCGTCAATTTCTTTAGGCTATATCGGTTTGCATGAGACAGTGAACGCGCTATACGGAAATAGTGACCACGTTTACGATAATAAACAGCTACAACAAAAAGCTATCGGCATTGTTACTGCACTAAAACAAGCCACTTTACGGTGGGAAAAAGAAAGTGGTTATGCCTTTAGTTTATACAGTACTCCAAGTGAAAACCTATGTGATCGCTTCTGTCGCTTAGACGCCAAAAAATTTGGTGTAATAGAAGGCGTAACCGATAAAGGTTACTACACCAATAGCTTCCACTTAGATGTAGAAAAGAAGGTAAACCCCTTCGACAAAATAGATTTTGAACAGCCTTATCCTTCGGTAACCAGTGGCGGCTTTATTTGTTACGGAGAATATCCGAACATGCAGCACAATACTGAAGCCTTAGAAGATGTTTGGGATTACAGCTATAGTCGTGTTCCGTATTACGGCACTAATACGCCTATTGATGAATGTTACGAATGTGACTTTACTGGTGAGTTTAACTGCACCAGTAAAGGCTTTGAGTGTCCTTCTTGTGGCAATACCGAGTCGAGTAAGGTGTCTGTTACTCGTCGAGTATGTGGCTATTTAGGTAGCCCCGATGCAAGGCCATTTAACTATGGCAAACAAGAAGAAGTTAAGCGCCGAGTGAAACACCTGTAA
- the nrdG gene encoding anaerobic ribonucleoside-triphosphate reductase-activating protein has protein sequence MNYLSYHSIDVVNGQGTRCTLFVAGCEHQCRGCYNQKSWRCDSGHPYTDDLEQQIINDLNDTRIRRKGLSLSGGDPLHPNNLDAVQRLVERVRKECAGKDIWMWTGYQLEELNQQQQAIVKQVDTLIDGKFEQELADPKLQWRGSSNQIIHCQPLQ, from the coding sequence ATGAACTATTTGAGTTACCATTCAATAGATGTAGTTAACGGACAAGGTACACGCTGTACCTTGTTTGTGGCTGGCTGTGAGCACCAATGTCGCGGTTGTTATAACCAAAAATCTTGGCGCTGTGATTCAGGCCACCCCTATACTGATGACTTAGAACAACAGATTATCAATGATTTGAATGATACTAGGATTCGACGTAAAGGCCTTAGCTTAAGTGGTGGGGATCCGCTGCATCCAAATAATCTAGATGCTGTACAACGATTGGTAGAGCGAGTTAGAAAAGAGTGTGCAGGCAAAGATATTTGGATGTGGACGGGTTACCAACTAGAAGAACTAAATCAGCAACAGCAGGCAATTGTTAAGCAAGTAGATACCTTAATTGATGGTAAATTTGAGCAAGAGTTAGCCGATCCCAAATTACAATGGCGTGGCAGTAGCAACCAAATCATCCACTGCCAACCCCTTCAGTAG
- a CDS encoding EAL domain-containing protein encodes MKGLRTFFVVNAFLFIALWIALVGVHVQLFKLDLARENQQINTLLSLQLTEVGQLNQEYLATLRDQHQLSFISTQLAVDNTLALVGATQHWLVDLAEPSKTVMQTLGVDKFQVNFKPSFEFVSDGYLRLYLTIAALCAMGYLLTSLLYIRAMSRVKSKLKKLVNADRLVDEKPVLGVVGELIKDQKQQFTQQIRQQKHAIQQLEKQVALDPLTGQFNRHSFRQKMHEMLKTTPTDTVLFLVRASQLEEINKARGHQAGDDYIRDIAKIIDINRKDYSSSSLFRLLGAEFALVLPKFPASRVSQVAQSLKSSLNEYSNGKQMQSAAYTGVTELKAGDSIERVIARADAALAIAQSLSPNGWEIVLEDDETLESSELQWHSTISSLINKNNFRLASQAIQSLHRTMPAYHEVFIRFLSDSNQQLPTETTIVMAQRLGMILELEKATIGYILHTISSQNAEYRWGINLSKLILTDPDFCSWLTQQLLTYPNLKSRVVFELEEEILDMHLSNARKLFEVLRRNSCHTAISDFGNGIGSFKLFKELKPNYVKISSDLVQALESDKANQQFVSMLVEVSHRLGCQVIAQGVETLEQKQLLESMYVDSLQGYLISRPELIA; translated from the coding sequence ATGAAAGGGCTTAGAACATTTTTTGTTGTAAATGCTTTTTTGTTTATCGCGCTATGGATTGCGCTGGTGGGCGTTCATGTACAGTTGTTTAAACTGGATTTAGCACGTGAGAACCAACAGATAAATACCCTACTCTCATTGCAATTGACTGAAGTTGGCCAACTCAATCAAGAATATTTAGCGACTTTACGCGACCAACACCAACTTAGCTTTATATCTACTCAGTTAGCAGTTGATAATACTTTGGCCCTGGTAGGTGCGACTCAACATTGGTTAGTTGACTTAGCCGAACCTAGTAAAACAGTAATGCAAACCCTTGGAGTAGATAAGTTCCAAGTAAACTTTAAACCGTCATTCGAGTTTGTCAGCGACGGCTATTTGCGTTTGTATCTCACCATAGCCGCGCTATGTGCAATGGGCTATTTGCTTACCAGTCTTCTATATATACGGGCTATGTCACGTGTTAAGAGCAAACTGAAAAAATTAGTAAACGCCGATCGCTTAGTTGATGAAAAGCCAGTACTTGGAGTGGTAGGCGAGTTAATCAAAGATCAAAAACAGCAGTTTACTCAGCAAATTCGCCAACAAAAACACGCCATTCAACAACTTGAAAAGCAAGTTGCCTTAGACCCACTAACCGGTCAATTTAATCGACACTCTTTCCGTCAAAAAATGCATGAAATGTTAAAAACAACACCGACAGATACGGTCTTGTTTCTTGTAAGAGCCTCGCAACTTGAAGAAATAAACAAAGCGCGTGGCCACCAAGCGGGTGATGACTACATTAGAGATATCGCTAAGATCATCGATATCAACCGTAAAGACTATTCATCAAGCTCTTTATTCAGACTTTTGGGAGCTGAGTTTGCACTGGTATTACCAAAGTTTCCTGCCAGTAGAGTCAGCCAAGTAGCGCAATCTTTAAAGAGCTCATTAAACGAATACAGTAACGGTAAACAAATGCAAAGTGCCGCTTACACAGGCGTAACAGAGCTTAAAGCCGGTGACTCTATAGAACGAGTTATCGCTCGCGCTGATGCTGCTTTAGCTATTGCCCAAAGCCTATCTCCCAATGGCTGGGAAATTGTACTCGAAGATGACGAAACATTAGAAAGTAGTGAACTACAGTGGCACTCAACCATTAGTTCACTCATAAACAAAAATAACTTCCGCTTAGCTTCGCAAGCCATCCAGTCATTGCATCGCACCATGCCGGCATACCATGAAGTGTTTATTCGCTTTCTCAGCGACAGTAATCAGCAGCTTCCAACAGAAACTACCATAGTAATGGCACAACGCTTGGGCATGATTTTAGAGCTTGAAAAAGCAACTATTGGGTACATTCTGCATACTATCTCTAGCCAAAACGCTGAATACCGCTGGGGAATAAATCTAAGTAAACTAATCTTAACCGACCCAGATTTTTGCTCTTGGCTAACCCAACAATTACTCACCTACCCTAATTTAAAATCTCGGGTCGTTTTTGAGTTAGAAGAAGAAATATTAGATATGCACTTAAGCAACGCCAGAAAATTGTTTGAAGTGCTACGCCGAAACAGTTGCCATACTGCGATTTCTGATTTTGGCAATGGTATTGGGTCGTTTAAACTCTTTAAAGAACTAAAACCTAACTACGTGAAAATCAGTAGTGATTTAGTACAAGCGCTAGAAAGTGATAAAGCCAATCAGCAATTCGTAAGCATGCTGGTAGAAGTTTCTCATCGCTTAGGTTGCCAAGTAATTGCTCAAGGTGTTGAAACCTTAGAGCAAAAACAGCTACTTGAATCAATGTATGTGGATAGCTTGCAAGGCTACTTAATATCTCGCCCTGAGCTTATTGCTTAA
- the uvrB gene encoding excinuclease ABC subunit UvrB, producing the protein MKKPFELVSDYKPAGDQPTAISSLLEGLEDGLAHQTLLGVTGSGKTFTVANVVAELNRPTIVLAPNKTLAAQLYSEMKEFFPNNAVEFFVSYYDYYQPEAYVPTTDTFIEKDASVNSHIEQMRLSATKALLERRDVVLVASVSAIYGLGDPQSYLQMMLHLSVGDMIDQRAILRRLAELQYSRNDAAFQRSTFRVRGDVIDVFPAESDKNAVRIELFDGEVERLSSFDPLTGAEEAVMARVTIFPKTHYVTPRETILNAISSIKEELNERKKQLLDANKLIEEQRISQRTLFDIEMMNELGYCSGIENYSRYLSTRAPGEPPPTLLDYLPADGILIIDESHVTVPQIGAMYKGDRSRKENLVNYGFRLPSALDNRPLKFEEFEQIAPQTIFVSATPSNYELEKTNQEFVEQVVRPTGLLDPEIEVRPVNTQVDDLLSEIRLRTAIDERVLVTTLTKRMAEDLSEYLTEHQVKVRYLHSDIDTVERVEIIRDLRMGVFDVLVGINLLREGLDMPEVSLVAILDADKEGFLRSERSLIQTIGRAARHPQGKAILYGDKITGSMERAIGETNRRREIQHQFNLDNGIVPKKLNKKVVDISNFGKSKVLQAAEPKAKYAALTPEIMLKNIAQLEKQMINHAKELEFEQAAAVRDEINELQEQLVKMS; encoded by the coding sequence GTGAAAAAACCATTTGAGCTAGTATCTGATTACAAACCAGCTGGTGATCAACCCACAGCAATCTCCAGCTTGCTTGAAGGATTAGAAGACGGGTTAGCTCATCAAACTCTGTTAGGGGTTACCGGTTCCGGTAAAACATTTACTGTTGCGAATGTTGTTGCAGAGCTAAATCGACCTACTATTGTGTTGGCGCCTAACAAAACCTTGGCTGCTCAACTATATAGTGAAATGAAGGAGTTCTTTCCTAATAACGCAGTAGAGTTTTTTGTTTCTTACTATGACTACTATCAACCAGAAGCGTATGTGCCTACTACCGATACCTTCATTGAGAAAGACGCATCAGTTAACTCCCACATCGAACAAATGCGCCTATCCGCGACTAAAGCCTTATTAGAGCGACGTGACGTTGTATTGGTTGCCTCTGTGTCGGCTATATACGGCTTAGGTGATCCACAGTCTTATTTACAAATGATGTTGCACTTAAGTGTTGGCGACATGATTGACCAACGCGCCATTTTACGTCGCTTAGCCGAATTACAATATTCCCGTAACGATGCAGCTTTTCAACGTTCAACCTTTAGAGTGCGCGGAGACGTTATTGATGTATTCCCCGCTGAGTCTGATAAGAATGCGGTGCGCATTGAGTTATTTGATGGGGAAGTGGAGCGGCTTAGCAGCTTTGATCCATTAACTGGGGCTGAAGAAGCCGTAATGGCTAGGGTAACCATTTTCCCTAAAACTCACTACGTCACACCTCGTGAAACAATTCTAAATGCTATCTCTTCTATAAAAGAAGAGTTAAACGAGCGTAAGAAACAGTTGTTAGATGCCAACAAGTTAATTGAAGAGCAGCGAATTTCACAACGTACCTTGTTCGATATAGAAATGATGAATGAGCTGGGATATTGCTCTGGCATTGAAAACTATTCACGCTATCTGTCTACTCGCGCACCTGGCGAGCCACCACCAACATTATTGGACTACTTGCCAGCTGACGGCATCCTGATCATTGACGAGTCTCACGTGACGGTTCCGCAAATAGGTGCGATGTATAAGGGTGACCGTTCACGTAAAGAAAACTTGGTAAATTATGGTTTTCGTTTGCCATCGGCTTTAGATAACAGACCGCTAAAGTTTGAAGAGTTTGAGCAAATTGCACCACAAACAATTTTTGTGTCGGCAACGCCAAGTAATTATGAGCTAGAAAAAACCAATCAAGAATTTGTTGAACAAGTTGTTAGACCCACCGGTTTACTCGATCCTGAAATAGAAGTTCGCCCAGTAAATACTCAGGTCGACGACTTACTCTCTGAGATTCGCTTGCGTACTGCCATTGATGAACGAGTGCTGGTAACCACACTAACAAAAAGAATGGCAGAAGATCTGAGTGAGTACTTAACAGAGCATCAGGTAAAAGTGCGTTACTTGCACTCAGATATCGATACCGTAGAACGGGTGGAGATCATCCGTGATTTACGCATGGGAGTATTTGATGTACTGGTCGGTATTAACTTGCTTCGAGAAGGCCTAGACATGCCTGAGGTATCGCTAGTCGCCATTTTAGATGCCGACAAAGAAGGTTTTCTTCGCTCGGAGCGTTCTTTAATCCAAACTATTGGTCGTGCAGCTCGTCACCCTCAAGGTAAAGCTATTCTTTACGGCGACAAGATTACTGGTTCGATGGAACGGGCGATAGGGGAGACCAACCGTCGTAGAGAGATCCAACACCAGTTTAATCTTGATAACGGGATTGTACCGAAAAAGCTAAACAAAAAAGTCGTGGATATTAGTAACTTTGGCAAAAGCAAAGTGCTTCAAGCTGCTGAACCTAAAGCTAAGTATGCAGCACTTACGCCAGAAATCATGCTGAAGAATATTGCCCAATTAGAAAAGCAAATGATCAATCATGCCAAAGAACTGGAATTTGAGCAGGCTGCCGCGGTGCGTGATGAAATCAACGAACTACAAGAACAACTAGTGAAAATGAGCTAG
- the tpiA gene encoding triose-phosphate isomerase, translating to MRTPLVMGNWKLNGTKDSVTALVNGLIEPAKAATNVQTAICPPVVFLGQVEALVGDAPIAYGAQDASVNTSGAFTGENSPVMLKEFGCTYNLVGHSERRQYHNETDAVVAAKFKAIQENQLVPVLCIGETLEENEAGKTEAVVETQLKAVIDLCGVEALENAVIAYEPVWAIGTGKSATSEQAQAIHAHIRGWLAAQSATVAEKVQILYGGSVKAATAKELFSQADIDGALVGGASLMAEEFGAIITAAN from the coding sequence ATGAGAACACCTCTAGTAATGGGTAACTGGAAACTAAACGGTACTAAAGATTCTGTTACCGCATTAGTAAATGGCTTAATCGAACCAGCTAAAGCAGCTACTAACGTGCAAACCGCAATTTGCCCACCAGTAGTATTCTTAGGTCAAGTTGAAGCCTTAGTGGGTGATGCTCCTATTGCTTACGGTGCACAAGATGCAAGCGTAAACACTTCAGGTGCATTTACTGGTGAAAACTCTCCAGTAATGTTGAAAGAATTCGGTTGTACTTACAACCTAGTTGGCCACAGTGAGCGTCGTCAGTACCACAACGAAACTGATGCTGTTGTAGCTGCTAAGTTCAAAGCAATTCAAGAAAACCAACTAGTACCAGTACTATGTATTGGTGAAACACTAGAAGAGAACGAAGCAGGTAAAACTGAAGCTGTAGTTGAAACTCAACTTAAAGCTGTTATCGATCTTTGTGGTGTTGAAGCACTAGAAAATGCTGTTATCGCATACGAGCCAGTTTGGGCTATCGGTACTGGTAAATCTGCTACTTCTGAGCAAGCGCAAGCTATTCACGCTCACATCCGTGGTTGGTTAGCTGCACAAAGTGCAACTGTTGCTGAAAAAGTACAAATTCTTTACGGTGGCAGTGTTAAAGCAGCTACAGCTAAAGAACTTTTCTCTCAAGCTGACATTGATGGCGCGCTAGTTGGCGGTGCTTCTCTAATGGCTGAAGAGTTTGGCGCGATTATCACTGCTGCAAACTAA
- a CDS encoding ElyC/SanA/YdcF family protein — translation MDLSLGFIVKKWLGSLLMPLNISLFFLLLSFYFGITKRPYRAAATLVPALAILLVTSNPWWVNQQLLENERELLAPNQLVDSFDFVVVLGGGHISDPMLSPTEQLSRSSFARITKGIELSLVNPQSRLIVSGYGGSDPNSNAELMEKVARQANIPPANIITIPKAKDTEQEAAVIATYIGQRPTALVTSATHMKRALQHFNKYSSNISPVPTDYLGKEVQGEQRLYEFLPDARFIHRYDALWHEKLGIWWQKLRTYFS, via the coding sequence ATGGATTTAAGTTTAGGTTTTATCGTAAAAAAATGGTTAGGCTCGCTACTTATGCCGCTTAACATTTCGTTGTTCTTTTTGTTGCTCTCTTTTTATTTTGGCATAACAAAACGCCCCTACCGCGCTGCCGCAACTTTAGTCCCAGCTTTAGCCATATTGTTGGTGACCAGCAACCCTTGGTGGGTAAATCAACAGTTACTAGAAAACGAGCGGGAGTTGCTGGCACCAAACCAGCTTGTTGATAGCTTCGATTTTGTCGTGGTATTAGGTGGTGGTCATATCAGTGATCCAATGCTTTCGCCTACTGAACAGCTTAGCCGCTCTTCGTTTGCGCGAATCACAAAAGGTATTGAGTTAAGTTTGGTTAATCCGCAAAGCCGTTTAATCGTTTCTGGCTACGGTGGTAGCGATCCCAACAGCAATGCCGAGCTGATGGAGAAAGTGGCTCGGCAAGCCAATATTCCGCCAGCCAATATTATTACTATTCCAAAAGCCAAAGATACTGAGCAGGAGGCGGCAGTCATCGCTACATATATAGGACAGCGTCCTACTGCATTAGTGACAAGTGCAACCCACATGAAACGGGCTTTACAGCACTTTAATAAGTACTCAAGTAATATCAGCCCTGTACCTACCGACTATTTAGGCAAAGAAGTTCAGGGAGAACAACGGCTTTATGAGTTTTTGCCCGATGCTCGCTTTATCCACCGATATGACGCGTTGTGGCATGAAAAACTGGGTATTTGGTGGCAAAAATTACGTACTTATTTTTCTTAA
- a CDS encoding amino acid aminotransferase, with translation MFERVSAAPADPILGLTEAFKADDRPNKINLGVGIYKNEAGQTPVLATVKIAEKRLLENEATKSYLSIEGNPAYGKEVQKLLFGADSEIVASQRGFTAQSPGGTGALHNAAEFAYNHLGVRTVWVSNPTWANHGNIFKALGLEVKAYDYYNAETKDLDFDAMLTSLEQVAEGELVLFHGCCHNPTGIDPTQAQWEQLASLTAAKKALPLFDFAYQGFATGVEEDAAGLRIFAKQIKELLVASSFSKNFGLYNERVGAFTLVATDKEQGATAFSQVKAGIRANYSNPPSHGAAVVTTILQDAELKAQWVAEVAEMRERIKEMRDLFVATLAAKGATGDYSFIQRQNGMFSFSGLSKEQVQILKEQHGVYIVGSGRISVAGMTKDNMEALCAAIAAVV, from the coding sequence ATGTTTGAGCGCGTATCCGCAGCCCCCGCAGATCCAATCTTAGGGTTAACAGAAGCTTTTAAAGCTGACGACCGTCCCAATAAAATCAATCTTGGTGTTGGTATATACAAGAATGAAGCAGGTCAAACCCCGGTTTTAGCTACCGTTAAAATCGCCGAAAAGCGACTTTTAGAAAACGAAGCCACCAAATCTTACCTTAGCATTGAAGGTAATCCAGCTTACGGCAAAGAAGTTCAAAAATTGCTGTTCGGCGCAGACAGTGAAATCGTAGCTAGCCAACGCGGATTTACCGCTCAATCTCCTGGTGGAACAGGTGCTCTTCATAACGCAGCTGAATTTGCTTACAACCATTTGGGTGTGCGTACAGTTTGGGTAAGCAATCCAACCTGGGCCAATCACGGCAACATCTTTAAAGCGCTTGGTTTAGAAGTCAAAGCATACGACTACTACAACGCTGAAACTAAAGATCTCGACTTTGATGCAATGTTGACGTCATTAGAGCAAGTAGCAGAAGGCGAGTTGGTGCTGTTCCACGGTTGTTGTCATAACCCAACGGGTATTGATCCAACTCAAGCACAATGGGAACAATTAGCTAGCTTAACGGCTGCTAAGAAAGCTCTTCCTTTATTCGACTTTGCTTACCAAGGTTTTGCTACAGGCGTTGAAGAAGATGCCGCAGGCCTACGCATTTTTGCTAAGCAAATTAAAGAGCTGCTTGTTGCGAGCTCTTTCTCTAAAAACTTTGGTTTATACAACGAGCGAGTTGGTGCATTTACCTTAGTTGCTACAGATAAAGAACAAGGCGCCACTGCATTTAGTCAAGTTAAAGCCGGTATTCGTGCAAACTACTCAAACCCACCTTCACACGGTGCTGCAGTGGTAACAACTATTCTGCAAGATGCTGAGTTAAAAGCACAGTGGGTTGCTGAAGTGGCTGAAATGCGTGAGCGTATTAAAGAAATGCGCGACTTGTTCGTAGCAACGTTAGCCGCTAAAGGCGCAACTGGCGATTACAGCTTTATTCAACGTCAAAACGGCATGTTCTCGTTCTCTGGTTTAAGCAAAGAGCAAGTACAAATCTTAAAAGAACAACACGGTGTGTACATCGTAGGTTCTGGCCGTATCAGCGTAGCGGGCATGACTAAAGACAACATGGAAGCGCTTTGTGCAGCTATTGCTGCAGTAGTTTAA
- a CDS encoding GGDEF domain-containing protein, producing the protein MESRLTSQNILPPVIILSIASALLIWHSSLSANTQDIIYWMPYGLAAITAMLALQFNRRQLIVVVIVNTFSYWLIATYLQQPLTIPQAQFAYTAVCLFIPVNLVLNQFINENGSTTPRALTIYGFLLVQMAGITLALNFFVADTAEFITEWFEPRPREGLVMSLAALGLSAICIVAAFFRWAYKSTSLTIGLFFSFVASLFPLMFLDREAISSVFFTASMLIMLYAGFRASHELAYRDELTGLLGRRMLFEKLAGMSKNYSLAMVDIDHFKKFNDTYGHDVGDDVLAMVASKLDQIEGGGQVFRYGGEEFTVLFRGKKLDHAIAFLDDIRDIISETPFAIRDKTSREKGDKTTRNEEAKPKNTVQITVSIGVAEKASRHASAEEVIKEADNALYKAKNKGRNIVVG; encoded by the coding sequence ATGGAAAGTAGACTTACAAGCCAAAACATACTGCCTCCAGTAATCATCTTATCGATAGCGAGTGCATTGCTTATTTGGCATTCATCTTTATCGGCGAATACTCAAGATATTATTTATTGGATGCCTTACGGTTTAGCAGCAATTACCGCAATGTTAGCGCTGCAATTTAATCGCCGACAACTTATTGTAGTGGTGATTGTAAACACCTTTAGCTATTGGCTTATCGCCACTTACTTGCAGCAACCTTTGACTATTCCGCAAGCACAGTTTGCTTATACCGCTGTGTGTTTGTTCATCCCTGTCAACTTAGTGCTGAACCAGTTTATTAATGAAAATGGCAGTACCACGCCTCGAGCTCTAACGATTTATGGATTTTTGTTAGTACAAATGGCCGGTATTACGCTAGCGCTAAACTTTTTTGTTGCCGACACCGCAGAGTTTATTACCGAATGGTTTGAGCCTAGACCTAGAGAAGGTTTAGTAATGAGCTTAGCAGCACTGGGCTTGTCGGCTATTTGTATCGTCGCTGCCTTTTTTCGCTGGGCGTATAAATCTACCAGCTTAACCATTGGCTTATTTTTTAGTTTTGTAGCCAGTTTATTCCCGCTGATGTTTTTGGACCGTGAAGCTATCTCCTCAGTGTTTTTCACCGCTTCTATGCTGATCATGCTTTATGCCGGTTTTAGAGCCTCTCATGAGTTGGCATATCGTGATGAGTTAACCGGATTACTTGGCAGAAGAATGCTTTTTGAAAAACTTGCAGGCATGTCTAAAAACTACAGTTTAGCGATGGTAGACATTGATCATTTTAAAAAGTTTAACGACACCTATGGTCATGACGTTGGAGATGATGTGTTAGCCATGGTGGCATCTAAACTTGATCAGATTGAAGGCGGCGGCCAAGTTTTCCGCTACGGCGGCGAAGAATTCACGGTACTATTTAGAGGCAAAAAGCTTGATCATGCTATCGCCTTTTTGGATGACATTCGCGACATTATTTCTGAAACTCCCTTTGCAATTAGGGATAAAACCAGCCGCGAAAAGGGTGATAAAACCACGCGGAACGAAGAAGCTAAACCTAAAAACACTGTTCAAATTACGGTAAGTATTGGGGTAGCCGAGAAAGCGAGTCGTCACGCTAGCGCCGAGGAAGTCATTAAAGAAGCGGACAACGCGCTTTATAAGGCGAAGAACAAAGGTAGGAATATCGTTGTTGGTTAA